Proteins encoded together in one Erinaceus europaeus chromosome 11, mEriEur2.1, whole genome shotgun sequence window:
- the LOC132541185 gene encoding uncharacterized protein LOC132541185, giving the protein MLTQQYLDDCLFCAHINKFGQEPELVATPLSLPDILNLKGSYSGFAYTLHADSQAQMFGPRPGDPQWIPKDNAAVVPEIVGQATTMPYKASLCFGNFYGSGPYIGSLEPETNCDYTLYFNLTDRAFTPVAETSVGEKAQYEVTRHNVSLTWGNSQSSGRASWQAEILSIQESPNCSPTWGVDKWSGTPWVLHNDLPMYNLTNSTSQRFLVPLLVYRNILCQFSHTHMDRPGLFPSLLDHHQDNTDFAIYHPLCMDDYVRDNRPAWTFHAKWKPTLHPAQFGMSTKEPFIVAHGYTGAVTLKGTGHYFLCGANLFMTLPASWRGLCTVVQTSIQPPGCRCY; this is encoded by the exons ATGTTGACTCAGCAGTACCTAGATGACTGCTTGTTCTGTGCCCATATAAACAAATTTGGTCAAGAGCCAGAGTTAGTGGCAACCCCCTTAAGCCTGCCCGATATTTTAAATCTCAAAGGTAGCTATTCAGGGTTTGCTTACACCTTACATGCAGACTCTCAGGCGCAGATGTTTGGCCCACGACCTGGGGACCCTCAGTGGATCCCTAAAGACAATGCAGCTGTTGTGCCCGAGATTGTAGGACAAGCAACAACTATGCCCTACAAAGCTTCCCTGTGCTTTGGAAACTTCTACGGGTCAGGCCCGTACATCGGGTCTTTAGAACCTGAGACGAACTGCGATTACACCCTTTACTTTAACCTCACAGATCGTGCCTTCACACCAGTTGCTGAGACATCAGTAGGAGAAAAAGCCCAATATGAAGTCACACGACACAATGTATCTCTGACCTGGGGGAACAGTCAGAGCAGTGGAAGGGCTAGTTGGCAGGCTGAGATCCTGAGCATCCAAGAGTCGCCCAACTGCAGCCCTACGTGGGGAGTCGACAAGTGGTCTGGAACTCCTTGGGTCCTTCACAATGATCTCCCCATGTATAACCTGACTAATTCCACTTCACAAAGATTTCTCGTCCCTCTACTGGTCTACCGCAATATCCTATGCCAGTTCAGCCACACCCACATGGACAGGCCCGGCCTGTTTCCTAGTCTCTTGGACCATCACCAGGACAACACAGACTTTGCTATCTACCATCCACTGTGCATGGATGATTATGTCCGAGATAACAGACCTGCGTGGAcattccatgcaaaatggaaaccCACTCTACATCCTGCTCAGTTTGGAATGTCAACCAAAGAGCCTTTCATTGTAGCGCATGGTTATACTGGTGCCGTCACGCTTAAGGGCACAGGCCATTATTTCCTGTGTGGGGCCAATCTTTTCATGACTCTACCTGCCAGCTGGCGGGGTCTCTGTACAGTTGTCCAGACCTCGATTCAG ccaccaggttgcagatgctactag